The DNA region AACTACACAAAAACAGAAAGAAGAGAAATTGACATAAACAACTGCCCACCAGAATAATAGCCAACCAATgcatattttttgtatatatatatatatatatatatataataaacatTTTGTATCCATAATAACGTATATTTTTTTGGATATTTGGCTAgcgaatgtaattatttttgtCTGACTGGCCAAATGTGTAACTTgcccaagaaaaaaaatcaagtacACTTTAGTCTAGAGGTGATCTTTGTGCACACATCATATCAACGAATAGTTGCAATGAGAGAGTGCTTACCTGCGAGAGGTCCATTATTGACTAAATAAGCAGCGATTTGTTGCTCGTCGATGGGAATATTGGTGAAGTTGGACACTTTTATAGCGACTGTGTCTGGTCTAAACTTGCATTCGCCACGTTTACCAGTGTATGGGTAAGAATCTTCATCTTGTATTCCTCCGGCCTCGATTAAGTACTTGTATGCATTTGTCATTAGGCCTCCCGAGCATCCAGAATCACAAGCTTTTATATCCTTTTTATCACACTTAATttggaagagaaaaaaaaaatgtcatcAGTCATGAATGTATTGAGTACTAAGTACTAAACAAAGGCACAAATAAAGCAGGATATTTAAGAATACAAATCTGAAAAGAGCTAACCGTGTGATCACAATCTACAAGCTGTTGTTCACTAAGATTTAGAAGCTTGCCGGTGGCAATGAAGTTGGCTCCTTCAATGGATCCTGTGGTACTAAACGCCCAGCATGATCCGCAAGTCCCCTGCATTCATTGGCAGGGATGAGAATCACTAAGCTATAACACTTTCATACTTTTTCCCTTTGAAGGGATAGGAATTTGCAATGAGAATAGATACGACTCGTAGGCTCGTAGCTATAGTTGAGGAACAAATTGATTTATCTAGTGGGACTAGCCGACTAGATATGGTTTGATCTGACGCAAAAGCGTTACTCATTTCGTTAGGATATTGAAGTATCATATGGTAGGCAGTCTTTATAACATTTTGGGAAGTCGTAATTCCATATATATTTAGGGCTTTACCCAGAAGGGAAGCCCCTCCAAATATTCTCAACAGCCAAGGCAAAACCAAGGCCGAAGTTTGGAAATAGTTTTCAACCAGCAACAGGAACGCCTCAGTTAGAACCTCGCTAGCTGTGTCATTGCCCCAAGCACAAAGATAGTAATAATTTCATATAGTAGTAGTTAATAGATTGTCATTTCTCATGATCAAAGCTAAATAGCATTGACTAAAATATTCTCATTATATTCTGAAATGAAAAGAATAAGCACTCCCTAAATTGTACTCCTACACGTCCTTTCGATTAAAGGACAAATTTTACATACTCGCAAACTACATTAATTGAAATTACTCCAAGCCACAATAATCAATTATTCAAAAATGTTtaagaaaatacagaaaaaaCCACTTCCGTCTCTCCAAATAGTAACATCGCCACATAAAATGGAACTTAGTGAGTAATGCTATTCTACAAATTAAATTATTATTCCAATTTGATCTAAAAAGTTGTGgtaatagtaatttttttttataactgtgtTGTTCGGGGCCACGGATATTTGTTATTGTGGATGAAATCCAAACCTAAAACCTCACAGTTCTAAACTCATTTGCTGAAAAGCAAAAGGAGGCATTACATTGATGCAACGCTGAAACTTTTTTTAAGTTTACTCATTTAAACTGAGTGAAACAACACTGAAATAGGCTTTATGTTTtgatttgcaattttttttacaaACTATATTTCATCTCTGTTCATGTTTTGTTAATATAGGGATCAACTTATAATACATAAATTAAACCAAACATAGCTTTTCCCATACTGATACTATACTATACAACTCACCTGCATCTTCACTTCAGTAACAGCACCTTTCTCTCGCCAATCAAAACTCTCAGGCAAGCCTTTCACTTCCATAGGAGGTGCGCGGTGGGAACCAACCTGTCCCAACAAGGATGTCCGATCACCACCTTTAACGCCCATATACATCCTCTCAAACTCCTCTGACGTTAAATCCGAAAACTCCGTAACGCCGTGAACAGCCGTAGGATCCAAAGCCTGGTGCTCAGCTGCCCTCAGGAGATTCTTAGCGAAAACTCCTAGTCGGTGTATGTACTCCTCGCGTGTACTGTACTCTTTGCTGTATTCCTGTACAGTATGGGCGTTAAAAACATCCAAATCGAAAAACCGAGCCAAACAGGTTATATAAAATTCATAGTTGTTTGGGTTTGGTTTGGTtctaaatttcaaaaaataaactaatatttggtttgatttgattttattAAAAACAACTACTCcatctgtcctaatttatgtgagcCGGTCCCAAAAAAagtcacatttctatatttagaaacaatttaacaaTTTAACTTATGATATGATTTGCATCCATACCGATATCTAGGGCTTAACTTTTTTTCTAAAACTgttaaaataaatatataagGCTGATTTTGAAGCACAAGCTTCAGAAGTATTCCTATTCCATTTTTCTTAAGCGGTGACAAATAAATGGTGCccaataaattgggacggagagagtatgaAATTTACCTTACAAAAATTATACTTCCTGTAAACTTTATTCACTTGATTAAAGTTTCTAAGCTTAGATAGATCTTAAGACATTTTCTCCTtcattcaagaaaattatagctCCCGCAATAAAAGGTAATAACGAATTATAAGTTTGAAAATTAATGAAAAAACCTTtttttaagtaggcgtttggccataagaattattcaccgGATTTTTTTCTCGGTTCGACCCATTGATATGTTTCCACAAATAATTGAAATTCAATTTCTTGATCTGTATCTTCAATTTTTGGAAACTTAGAAAGTTCTTCCGTCAAACCTTGATCAATGAACCTACAAAATCCTTCAAGGCGataagaattccgaatacaacttgaagtcgTATTCGGAAATACCAAAAACTCCAAAAACTCGTTTTTCAAAAAgactcacttttttcactttgttacaactacatttcaccaaaaactataatttcaagaactatggccaaacacaactccaactccaactctaaaattccaaaaaaagtgatttttttttttaa from Lycium barbarum isolate Lr01 chromosome 10, ASM1917538v2, whole genome shotgun sequence includes:
- the LOC132614980 gene encoding probable cysteine protease RD19D, which codes for MEKGRGLTYALSVTILTCTLSLLSFHHTTSAIPEDSIIRQVTTAHGGNHHHHLLSTAAEHRFKSFIQEYSKEYSTREEYIHRLGVFAKNLLRAAEHQALDPTAVHGVTEFSDLTSEEFERMYMGVKGGDRTSLLGQVGSHRAPPMEVKGLPESFDWREKGAVTEVKMQGTCGSCWAFSTTGSIEGANFIATGKLLNLSEQQLVDCDHTCDKKDIKACDSGCSGGLMTNAYKYLIEAGGIQDEDSYPYTGKRGECKFRPDTVAIKVSNFTNIPIDEQQIAAYLVNNGPLAVGLNAVFMQTYIGGVSCPLICGKRWINHGVLLVGYGSKGFSILRLSNQPYWIIKNSWGKRWGEHGYYKLCRGHGMCGMNTMVSAVMTQTS